Proteins from a single region of Paenibacillus sp. BIHB 4019:
- the guaB gene encoding IMP dehydrogenase yields the protein MWESKFAKEGLTFDDVLLVPRKSEVLPRESDISTKLSASIKLNIPLISAGMDTVTEAALAIAIAREGGIGIIHKNMSIAQQAEEVDRVKRSESGVITNPFSLTPDHHVYDAEELMGKYRISGVPIVDADKKLVGILTNRDLRFVHDYSIKIHEVMTRENVVTAPVGTTLTEAEVLLQKHKIEKLPLVDDSNTLKGLITIKDIEKAIQFPNAAKDTHGRLLCGAAVGISKDTMDRTEALVQAGIDILVVDSAHGHHINILEAVRKIRKQYPELTIIAGNVATGEATRDLIEAGASVVKVGIGPGSICTTRVIAGIGVPQITAIYDCASVAREYNVPVIADGGIKYSGDITKAIAAGASAIMIGSLFAGTSESPGETEIFQGRSFKVYRGMGSLGAMKEGSKDRYFQENESKLVPEGIEGRVPFKGPLSDTVHQLLGGLRSGMGYCGTSNLEQLKNDTHFIRISGAGLRESHPHDVQITKEAPNYSL from the coding sequence GTGTGGGAATCAAAATTTGCCAAGGAAGGCCTAACATTTGATGATGTGCTGCTCGTTCCAAGGAAATCAGAAGTACTGCCAAGAGAATCGGATATTTCGACAAAACTTTCTGCTAGCATCAAGCTGAATATTCCATTGATCAGCGCAGGGATGGACACGGTTACGGAAGCAGCTCTTGCTATTGCCATAGCGCGTGAGGGCGGAATCGGCATTATTCACAAGAATATGTCCATTGCACAACAGGCGGAAGAAGTAGATCGTGTAAAACGTTCGGAAAGCGGCGTTATTACGAATCCATTCTCGCTTACACCAGATCACCATGTGTATGATGCGGAAGAATTAATGGGTAAATATCGCATTTCGGGCGTGCCAATCGTAGATGCTGACAAGAAGCTTGTTGGTATTTTGACGAATCGTGACCTTCGTTTTGTACATGATTATTCCATTAAAATCCATGAAGTTATGACACGTGAGAATGTAGTAACGGCTCCAGTCGGCACGACGCTTACTGAGGCGGAAGTATTGCTGCAAAAACACAAAATTGAGAAATTGCCATTGGTGGATGACTCGAACACGCTCAAAGGCCTGATTACAATCAAGGACATTGAGAAGGCGATTCAATTCCCTAATGCTGCAAAAGATACACATGGCCGCTTGCTTTGCGGAGCAGCTGTTGGTATTTCTAAAGATACAATGGATCGTACCGAAGCACTCGTACAAGCAGGTATCGATATTCTCGTTGTAGACTCTGCACACGGGCATCATATCAATATCCTTGAGGCAGTTCGCAAAATCCGCAAGCAGTACCCAGAATTGACGATTATCGCAGGTAATGTAGCTACAGGCGAAGCTACACGCGATTTGATTGAAGCAGGCGCATCTGTCGTTAAAGTCGGCATCGGTCCAGGCTCGATCTGTACAACGCGTGTAATCGCAGGTATTGGCGTACCACAGATCACTGCGATTTATGACTGTGCTTCCGTTGCCCGTGAATATAATGTACCGGTTATCGCTGATGGCGGTATCAAATATTCCGGCGATATTACGAAAGCTATTGCAGCAGGCGCAAGTGCCATTATGATCGGCAGCTTGTTTGCAGGTACTTCTGAAAGCCCTGGCGAAACAGAGATTTTCCAAGGCAGAAGCTTTAAAGTTTATCGCGGCATGGGTTCCCTTGGCGCTATGAAAGAAGGCAGCAAGGACCGTTACTTCCAAGAAAACGAGAGCAAGCTAGTTCCAGAAGGCATTGAAGGCCGCGTGCCATTCAAAGGTCCTTTATCGGATACGGTTCATCAGCTGCTTGGCGGCTTGCGTTCCGGCATGGGCTATTGCGGAACATCAAACCTGGAGCAACTGAAGAACGATACACATTTCATCCGGATTTCTGGTGCAGGACTTCGCGAAAGCCATCCACATGATGTGCAAATTACGAAGGAAGCGCCTAACTACTCGCTTTAA
- a CDS encoding GtrA family protein yields the protein MSQGAMRQTIRQFIMFNMIGLVNTAVDFMVFSLLVWLGVYFVGAQVISYGAGIVNSYVMNSWLTFGKGPEQRRERKFDKAQAIRFTILSCTVLGLSLPLLYFVSEKMLVNEWLAKLLVTGVTTVLNFIGSKKWVFRGK from the coding sequence ATGTCCCAGGGTGCAATGAGGCAAACAATCAGGCAGTTTATAATGTTTAATATGATAGGGCTCGTAAATACGGCTGTCGATTTTATGGTGTTTAGCCTCTTGGTATGGCTGGGCGTGTACTTCGTTGGTGCTCAGGTGATTTCTTATGGAGCAGGTATTGTGAACAGCTACGTTATGAATTCCTGGCTGACGTTCGGCAAAGGGCCGGAGCAGCGAAGAGAACGCAAGTTTGATAAAGCGCAGGCGATAAGGTTTACTATTTTGAGCTGTACGGTTCTAGGCCTGTCGTTACCCTTATTGTATTTCGTATCTGAAAAGATGCTTGTTAACGAGTGGCTGGCAAAGCTGCTCGTTACAGGGGTGACGACAGTACTTAATTTTATTGGCAGCAAGAAGTGGGTTTTTCGCGGTAAATAA
- the lysS gene encoding lysine--tRNA ligase produces MEHQNTETGHEQEQELSELLQIRRDKLDELRGLGIDPFGSKFERSHNAKDIVSAYESFTKEELEEKAVQVTIAGRIMQKRGMGKASFAHIQDLSGKIQIYARKDTVEENQFAAFTLLDIGDIIGVKGTVFKTNTGEVSVKALEVIVLTKSLLPLPDKFHGLKDVELRYRQRYVDLIVNPDVQQTFISRSRIIQSMRRYLDGQNYLEVETPTLHTIPGGASARPFITHHNALDMQLYMRIAIELHLKRLIVGGMEKVYEIGRVYRNEGMSTRHNPEFTMLELYEAYADYKDIMALTENMIAHIAQDVLGTTKIMYQGQEVDLTPQWRRISMVDLVKETKGVDFSVQMTDEEAHAIAKEHNVKVEPHMTFGHIVNAFFEEFCEHTLIQPTFVTGHPVAISPLAKKSPVDPRFTDRFELFIVAREHANAFTELNDPIDQRERFEAQLLEKEQGNDEAHEMDDDFIRALEYGLPPTGGLGIGIDRLVMLLTDAPSIRDVLLFPHMRNLAGE; encoded by the coding sequence TTGGAACATCAGAACACCGAGACAGGTCATGAACAAGAACAAGAGCTAAGCGAGCTGCTGCAAATCCGCCGTGATAAACTGGACGAGCTGAGAGGGCTCGGCATCGATCCATTTGGCAGCAAATTCGAGCGTTCGCATAATGCAAAGGACATCGTGTCCGCTTATGAGTCGTTTACGAAGGAAGAGCTGGAGGAGAAAGCCGTTCAGGTCACCATTGCGGGCCGGATTATGCAGAAGCGCGGCATGGGTAAAGCGAGCTTTGCCCACATTCAGGATCTAAGCGGCAAAATTCAAATTTATGCGCGCAAGGATACGGTTGAGGAAAACCAATTCGCAGCATTCACCCTGCTAGATATCGGCGATATCATCGGCGTGAAGGGAACGGTATTCAAGACGAATACCGGCGAAGTATCGGTCAAAGCGCTGGAAGTGATCGTACTTACAAAATCGCTTCTGCCTTTGCCGGACAAGTTCCATGGACTGAAGGATGTCGAGCTGCGCTACCGCCAGCGTTATGTTGATCTAATTGTGAATCCTGATGTTCAACAGACGTTCATCTCCCGCTCCCGCATTATCCAATCGATGAGACGCTACCTGGATGGCCAGAACTATCTGGAAGTAGAAACGCCGACGCTGCATACGATTCCGGGCGGAGCATCCGCACGCCCTTTCATCACGCATCATAATGCGCTTGATATGCAGCTTTATATGCGTATCGCGATTGAGCTGCATTTGAAACGCTTGATTGTCGGCGGCATGGAGAAGGTTTACGAAATTGGCCGCGTTTATCGGAACGAAGGCATGTCGACGCGCCATAACCCAGAGTTTACGATGCTGGAGCTGTATGAGGCTTACGCTGACTACAAGGACATTATGGCATTGACTGAAAACATGATCGCGCATATCGCGCAGGATGTGCTCGGCACTACCAAGATCATGTACCAAGGCCAAGAAGTCGACCTGACGCCGCAATGGCGCCGTATTTCAATGGTTGATCTGGTTAAGGAAACCAAAGGCGTTGATTTCAGCGTTCAAATGACGGATGAAGAAGCGCACGCCATTGCGAAGGAGCATAACGTCAAAGTTGAGCCGCATATGACGTTCGGTCATATTGTGAATGCGTTCTTTGAAGAGTTTTGCGAGCATACGCTCATTCAGCCAACCTTCGTTACGGGCCATCCGGTTGCGATTTCGCCGCTGGCGAAGAAAAGCCCGGTTGATCCGCGCTTCACGGATCGTTTTGAATTGTTTATCGTGGCGCGCGAGCATGCCAATGCGTTTACAGAGCTGAACGATCCGATCGATCAGCGCGAACGTTTTGAGGCGCAGTTGCTGGAGAAGGAGCAGGGCAATGACGAGGCGCATGAGATGGATGACGATTTCATCCGTGCACTGGAGTACGGCTTGCCGCCAACGGGCGGACTAGGAATCGGCATCGACCGTCTGGTCATGCTGTTGACTGATGCGCCTTCCATCCGCGACGTGCTGCTGTTCCCGCATATGCGCAATCTGGCAGGCGAATAG
- a CDS encoding class I SAM-dependent methyltransferase: MEKSIKTLFDQVAKDYDYQRHQLIPCFDEFYGTAVDWVKTTKQKPRILDLGAGTGLFAAFVQQKYPQAEFTLIDLSEEMMRAARLRFEHSKQVEYIAADYTKYMFKQKYDIVISSLSIHHLSHESKQELFHTVHELLEDDGSFINADQAAGSLSCFDLAYKDKWERHIGKGELAEQAIESAIERRKLDQNATVQDQLQWLHNSGFAAADCVYKHHEFAVFAAFKQILKYS; encoded by the coding sequence ATGGAAAAGTCCATTAAGACGTTATTTGATCAAGTTGCTAAGGACTATGATTATCAGCGGCATCAGCTAATTCCATGCTTTGATGAGTTTTATGGAACAGCTGTGGATTGGGTGAAGACGACTAAGCAGAAACCGCGTATTTTGGATCTTGGGGCTGGGACAGGGCTGTTCGCCGCGTTTGTTCAGCAAAAATACCCGCAGGCGGAGTTTACTCTGATTGATTTGAGCGAAGAGATGATGAGGGCGGCTCGTTTGAGGTTTGAACATAGCAAGCAAGTCGAATATATTGCGGCAGATTATACAAAATATATGTTCAAGCAAAAATATGATATTGTCATTTCGTCCTTATCTATTCATCACCTGAGCCATGAATCTAAGCAGGAGCTTTTTCACACGGTGCATGAGCTTCTAGAGGACGATGGCAGCTTTATTAATGCTGACCAAGCTGCCGGAAGCTTATCTTGCTTTGATCTTGCCTATAAGGACAAATGGGAGCGGCACATTGGCAAAGGGGAATTGGCTGAGCAGGCGATAGAGTCTGCAATTGAGCGGAGAAAGCTCGATCAGAATGCGACGGTTCAAGACCAGCTGCAGTGGCTCCACAATAGTGGTTTTGCAGCGGCTGATTGTGTCTATAAGCATCATGAGTTTGCTGTTTTTGCAGCTTTTAAGCAGATACTTAAATATTCATAA
- a CDS encoding glycosyltransferase family 39 protein yields MVMLLFSFLPYGGKQVFAEEFNIIHNAGFEDAESGVPLSWTQDVWEAGESVSRFTLEQSDVYSGTGAAKIQNFQPNHAKWIQKLTVSPDAYYHVSGWVKVSEAKSDAIGANLFIVGVGDPFPQLTDTAGEWKLLEFYGRTGPEQKELQMGISLGGYGSLNTGTALFDDLKMEQLPAKPENVQIMSFEPSQLTGGGGGATEAEKMDPKKISAFPVLSISALFGLLFVFLYRKMLRTQPLEKSSTSYRSWLIAAMAAALIFRLWVAIKVPGYVNDIKTFMYWADRAYQNGVQQFYEEGVFADYPPGYVYILYVLAAIKSWFSINPDTSGATLLFKLPAIVADLVSSWLIYRFAKTKLNPAAAAGLAMLYVFNPAIWINSAGWGQVDSFFTLFLIMAISSMAGERLERGGIWFALAVLIKPQALIFAPVVLLAYWHKRDWKRALTSVAYGVIAFLVLAAPFFLNNGGLMGVIELYKATLSSYPYATLNAFNLYALTGGNWASLDSNWLLLSYKTWGNIAIVLAVVAAVWFSFKGKPKRNLGISYFIAIVLITIVFLFATKMHERYLFPVILLYVFAYIESQDRRLLHLMMGFSVTHFINVGYVLAFSEAGQHTVTDGIVILCSITNLCLFAYLLYVGYSLYVKNDPKPVPPLTQEELREADRQALKELEPQSTPKGKELQASTSDKSGNKLTRKDWWWMGGITVVYAIVALLNLGSFNSLNTGWKPQQNGQSFYVDLGQTQQLERVNMFGGVGAGKLKLEFGNSPDAWSGGVEVELKIGDDLKWVVQPLNVSARYAKVTVASTGFSLQEMAFYPSGSDQPLPIGDIVYIGSNAAATEDPRFGPVEHLFDEQSSAAYKSTYWNGSYFDEIYHARTAYEFLEDLPVYENTHPPLGKILIAIGIKLFGLSPFGWRIIGTLFGIAMIPLMYIFVLRLFRYRTVFAAAGAILLAADFMHFTQTRIATIDVYAVFFIMLMFYFMYRYYRMNFYLVALRKTLVPLSLAGGVFGIGAASKWIVLYGGAGLAVMLGLSLFDRYKQYAASKRALVSGTGNAEQRETYKRVIQAFPRNTLLTLASCLVTYIAIPAVIYSLSFIPVLNAGDGKYTFEGLVSQQEHMYSYHSELVATHPYSSQWWEWPFMKRPVWYYSGKDLENANDVSSISVFGNPLIWWTGLFAVIGAFYISLKRKDKRMYIVWIAYLSQYLPWMLVPRLTFIYHYFAMVPFMIMAILYMFQTAEEKNPKWRKYLGLYVAAAVVLFIMFYPVLSGLPFSKTYVAHILRWFPSWVLYSG; encoded by the coding sequence ATGGTAATGCTCTTATTCAGTTTTTTGCCTTATGGCGGCAAGCAGGTGTTTGCGGAGGAGTTTAATATTATACATAATGCTGGCTTCGAGGATGCGGAGTCTGGTGTACCTTTGTCATGGACACAGGATGTATGGGAGGCTGGGGAGAGCGTATCGCGCTTTACGCTGGAGCAATCCGATGTTTATTCGGGCACCGGCGCAGCTAAAATTCAGAACTTTCAACCGAACCATGCCAAATGGATACAGAAGCTGACCGTAAGTCCGGACGCTTATTACCATGTGAGCGGCTGGGTCAAGGTTTCAGAGGCAAAAAGCGATGCAATCGGGGCAAATTTGTTTATTGTAGGAGTGGGGGATCCATTTCCACAGTTGACTGATACGGCGGGCGAGTGGAAGCTGCTCGAATTTTACGGCCGGACAGGGCCAGAGCAGAAGGAGCTGCAAATGGGCATTAGCCTGGGCGGCTACGGAAGCTTGAACACGGGAACAGCGCTGTTCGACGATTTGAAAATGGAGCAGCTTCCAGCAAAGCCTGAAAACGTTCAAATCATGTCCTTCGAGCCATCGCAGCTGACAGGCGGTGGGGGCGGAGCGACAGAGGCTGAAAAGATGGACCCGAAAAAGATATCCGCTTTTCCCGTATTATCGATATCGGCCTTATTCGGCCTCTTGTTTGTTTTTCTCTATCGAAAAATGCTTCGGACGCAGCCGCTGGAAAAATCCAGCACTTCCTATCGTAGCTGGCTGATTGCCGCTATGGCAGCAGCTCTTATTTTCAGGCTATGGGTTGCGATTAAGGTGCCGGGCTACGTCAACGATATTAAAACCTTTATGTACTGGGCGGATCGCGCCTATCAGAATGGCGTACAGCAGTTTTATGAAGAAGGGGTCTTTGCAGACTACCCGCCAGGCTACGTCTACATTTTGTATGTTCTTGCTGCCATCAAGTCATGGTTCAGCATAAATCCGGATACAAGCGGAGCAACGCTGCTCTTCAAGCTCCCGGCCATCGTGGCCGATCTAGTGTCCAGCTGGCTCATTTACCGCTTTGCCAAAACAAAGCTCAATCCGGCAGCAGCGGCAGGCCTTGCCATGCTCTATGTGTTTAACCCGGCGATCTGGATCAATTCAGCAGGCTGGGGGCAGGTGGATTCCTTCTTCACCCTGTTTCTCATTATGGCGATTAGCAGCATGGCGGGGGAGCGTCTGGAACGGGGCGGTATCTGGTTCGCGCTAGCTGTGCTCATTAAACCGCAGGCTTTAATTTTCGCCCCGGTTGTCCTGCTTGCTTATTGGCATAAACGCGATTGGAAGCGCGCCTTGACGAGCGTCGCTTATGGCGTGATCGCTTTTCTAGTGCTTGCAGCTCCATTTTTCTTGAATAATGGCGGTCTGATGGGTGTTATTGAGCTTTACAAAGCAACGTTATCCTCCTATCCGTACGCAACGCTGAATGCGTTCAACTTATATGCGCTTACGGGAGGGAACTGGGCGTCACTGGACAGCAATTGGCTGCTGTTGTCTTATAAAACATGGGGCAATATTGCCATAGTGCTAGCTGTGGTGGCGGCAGTATGGTTCTCCTTCAAGGGCAAGCCAAAGCGCAATCTGGGCATCTCTTATTTTATTGCGATCGTTCTTATCACAATCGTTTTCCTGTTTGCGACGAAAATGCATGAGCGTTATCTGTTCCCTGTCATCTTGCTGTATGTATTCGCCTATATCGAGTCGCAGGATCGGCGGCTGCTGCATCTCATGATGGGTTTCAGTGTCACGCATTTCATTAATGTCGGCTACGTGCTTGCATTTAGCGAGGCAGGTCAGCATACGGTGACCGACGGCATTGTCATTTTGTGCTCCATTACGAATTTGTGCTTGTTCGCCTATTTGCTTTATGTCGGTTATTCTCTCTATGTGAAAAATGATCCCAAACCAGTTCCACCGCTGACGCAGGAAGAACTTCGGGAAGCAGACCGGCAGGCACTCAAGGAGCTGGAGCCGCAAAGCACTCCTAAAGGCAAGGAACTGCAAGCTTCCACCTCAGATAAGAGCGGCAATAAGCTCACCCGCAAGGACTGGTGGTGGATGGGCGGCATTACGGTTGTCTATGCGATTGTGGCGCTGCTTAATTTGGGCTCGTTTAACAGCCTGAATACAGGCTGGAAGCCGCAGCAGAATGGCCAGAGCTTTTATGTTGATCTTGGACAGACGCAGCAGCTGGAGCGGGTCAATATGTTCGGAGGCGTTGGAGCCGGCAAGCTCAAGCTGGAGTTTGGAAATTCACCGGATGCGTGGAGCGGCGGGGTAGAAGTCGAGCTGAAAATCGGCGATGATCTAAAATGGGTCGTCCAGCCGCTTAATGTGAGCGCGAGATATGCCAAGGTTACGGTCGCTTCAACTGGATTCTCGCTGCAGGAAATGGCCTTTTATCCGAGCGGAAGCGATCAGCCGCTGCCTATTGGAGACATTGTTTATATCGGCTCTAATGCGGCAGCGACCGAGGACCCGCGTTTTGGCCCTGTTGAGCATCTATTTGATGAGCAAAGCTCGGCAGCCTACAAGTCGACGTATTGGAACGGCTCATACTTCGATGAGATTTATCATGCACGTACTGCGTATGAGTTCCTAGAGGATTTGCCCGTATATGAAAATACACATCCGCCACTGGGCAAAATACTCATCGCCATCGGCATCAAGCTGTTCGGGCTCAGTCCCTTCGGCTGGCGGATCATTGGAACGCTGTTCGGCATTGCGATGATACCGCTTATGTATATATTCGTGCTGAGGCTGTTCCGCTATCGCACAGTTTTTGCAGCGGCTGGCGCGATTTTGCTGGCGGCCGATTTCATGCATTTCACACAGACGCGCATTGCGACGATCGATGTGTACGCCGTATTTTTCATTATGCTGATGTTCTACTTCATGTACCGTTACTATAGAATGAACTTCTATTTAGTAGCACTAAGGAAGACGCTCGTTCCGCTATCGCTCGCAGGGGGCGTATTCGGCATCGGTGCCGCGTCCAAATGGATCGTTCTTTATGGCGGGGCAGGGCTTGCTGTTATGTTGGGACTTTCTTTGTTCGATCGCTACAAGCAATATGCAGCTTCCAAGCGTGCGCTTGTATCTGGCACAGGGAATGCTGAGCAGAGGGAGACGTATAAGCGCGTCATTCAAGCTTTCCCTCGCAATACGCTGTTGACGCTCGCGAGCTGTTTGGTTACGTATATCGCCATACCGGCTGTCATTTACAGCCTGTCCTTTATCCCGGTGCTGAACGCAGGAGATGGCAAATATACATTTGAAGGACTTGTAAGTCAGCAGGAGCATATGTATTCTTATCACAGCGAGCTGGTTGCCACGCATCCTTATTCCTCGCAGTGGTGGGAATGGCCGTTTATGAAACGCCCGGTATGGTATTATAGCGGCAAGGATTTAGAAAATGCGAATGATGTATCGTCGATTTCCGTTTTCGGCAATCCACTTATTTGGTGGACGGGACTGTTCGCGGTAATAGGTGCCTTCTATATAAGCCTTAAGCGCAAAGATAAACGCATGTACATTGTCTGGATCGCTTACCTGTCGCAATACTTGCCGTGGATGCTGGTGCCAAGGCTGACGTTTATTTATCATTATTTTGCGATGGTGCCATTCATGATCATGGCGATTCTCTATATGTTCCAGACGGCTGAGGAGAAAAATCCGAAGTGGAGAAAATATTTAGGCCTATACGTCGCAGCAGCGGTGGTGCTGTTCATTATGTTTTATCCTGTATTATCTGGTTTGCCTTTCAGCAAAACATATGTGGCTCATATATTGCGTTGGTTCCCAAGCTGGGTGCTCTATAGCGGCTAG